In Necator americanus strain Aroian chromosome IV, whole genome shotgun sequence, the following proteins share a genomic window:
- a CDS encoding hypothetical protein (NECATOR_CHRIV.G13794.T1) produces the protein MSRLLAFFAIISAVMAKLQNVTIVIGVITCADDDYLDDLKIQVWDKDILNDDMLGEMYFNVTHPPRNISIFATEDEMLTMSPYLILQHSCNGEAVLLNIPVTKDDAQRIEKTTVEIE, from the exons ATGAGCAGGCTACTCGCATTTTTTGCCATCATTTCGGCCGTTATGGCTAAGCTACAGAATGTCACAATTGTGATTGGTGTGATCACATGTGCGGATGACGACTACCTGGACGATCTAAAAATCCAAGTATGGGATAAGGATATAC TAAACGACGATATGCTTGGAGAGATGTACTTCAACGTAACACATCCACCTCGAAACATCTCCATATTTGCCACCGAAGATGAGATGCTCACAATGTCACCGTATCTCATTCTACAGCATTCATGCAATGGA GAAGCAGTGTTGCTAAACATCCCCGTCACAAAAGACGATGCTCAACGTATAGAGAAGACGACAGttgaaatagaataa
- a CDS encoding hypothetical protein (NECATOR_CHRIV.G13794.T2): MAKLQNVTIVIGVITCADDDYLDDLKIQVWDKDILNDDMLGEMYFNVTHPPRNISIFATEDEMLTMSPYLILQHSCNGEAVLLNIPVTKDDAQRIEKTTVEIE; the protein is encoded by the exons ATGGCTAAGCTACAGAATGTCACAATTGTGATTGGTGTGATCACATGTGCGGATGACGACTACCTGGACGATCTAAAAATCCAAGTATGGGATAAGGATATAC TAAACGACGATATGCTTGGAGAGATGTACTTCAACGTAACACATCCACCTCGAAACATCTCCATATTTGCCACCGAAGATGAGATGCTCACAATGTCACCGTATCTCATTCTACAGCATTCATGCAATGGA GAAGCAGTGTTGCTAAACATCCCCGTCACAAAAGACGATGCTCAACGTATAGAGAAGACGACAGttgaaatagaataa
- a CDS encoding hypothetical protein (NECATOR_CHRIV.G13795.T1): protein MLLQLAVYVFTAIVLISGINASDDDDDPLSAHKTIYDFTVKDINGKEVSMSKYKGQVVIVVNVASYCGYTNNHYTELKQLQEKYYDQGLRIAAFPCNQFGSQEPSPEADIKRFVKETFRYEPDMYSKIDVNGDNADPFWQFLKSEQGGTLIDAIKWNFTKFLINRKGYVVKRFAPTTSPLGMTADIERLLDETP from the exons ATGCTTTTGCAGCTCGCCGTCTACGTATTTACAGCTATCGTTCTTATTTCTGGTATAAATGCTAG CGATGACGATGACGATCCTCTGTCGGCACATAAGACGATTTATGACTTCACGGTGAAGGATATTAATGGCAAAGAAGTGTCGATGAGCAAATATAA GGGTCAGGTGGTCATCGTTGTAAATGTTGCATCGTACTGTGGTTATACGAACAACCACTATACTGAACTTAAGCAGTTGCAAGAGAAGTACTACGATCAAGGCCTTCGAATCGCTGCATTCCCCTGCAATCAGTTTGGATCGCAA GAACCTTCGCCTGAAGCCGACATCAAGAGATTTGTCAAGGAAACATTTCGTTACGAACCAGATATGTATTCAAAG ATTGATGTAAATGGAGACAACGCTGATCCATTCTGGCAATTTTTGAAGTCTGAACAAGGTGGAACGTTGATAGACGCTATAAAGTGGAATTTCACGAAATTCCTCATTAACCGAAAGGGATATGTGGTGAAAAG ATTTGCTCCAACAACCTCTCCTCTGGGAATGACTGCGGACATCGAACGACTACTGGATGAGACTCCTTGA